The following proteins come from a genomic window of Achromobacter deleyi:
- a CDS encoding Y-family DNA polymerase, giving the protein MRLWIAACLRCLPLDALRPHWPHEAQACAVLDQERVAALTPAARQAGVRPGMRRGGAAAIAPEVELLTRDPVAEADTLQGAALALLQYTPEVALSGDDTVLLSVGASLLFFGGPHALHRRVAATLAALDLRVSLGMAPTAAGAWLLAHRGGRRPPRRALTPRTLARRLDALPVALLPQAQPRLDWLNDIGCHTLADLRALPRAGLQRRSAPDLLQALDAAYGQSPELHRWIEPPPRFERRIELMEYLEHTDAVLAVARRLAEQLGGWLAARQLAVRRVLLRMDHERGRHARPPTELELALAQPVWQAPQILNLLREKLGRLTLEAPVIAVSLLAPDTTEQPAASTTLFPEPGGTAADHARLLDLLTARLGRDHVRHACPTPDHRPEAANAWGDALEPPQRPEPLPDQLDRPFWLLDPPLPLKLAGHRPQYAGQALRLMRGPERIESGWWDPALTVRDYFVAEDAASARYWIYRERDDEHARWYLHGLYA; this is encoded by the coding sequence CCTGCGCTGCCTGCCGCTGGACGCACTGCGCCCGCACTGGCCGCATGAGGCGCAGGCCTGCGCGGTCCTCGACCAGGAACGCGTCGCCGCCCTCACGCCCGCCGCGCGCCAGGCCGGCGTGCGGCCGGGCATGCGCCGCGGCGGCGCGGCCGCCATCGCGCCCGAGGTCGAGCTGCTGACGCGCGACCCGGTGGCCGAGGCCGACACCCTGCAGGGCGCGGCGCTGGCGCTGCTGCAATACACCCCCGAGGTCGCGCTGTCCGGCGACGACACCGTGCTGCTCAGCGTCGGCGCCAGCCTGCTGTTCTTTGGCGGGCCGCACGCGCTGCACCGGCGCGTGGCCGCCACGCTGGCCGCGCTGGACCTGCGCGTGTCGCTGGGCATGGCGCCCACCGCCGCCGGCGCCTGGCTGCTGGCGCATCGCGGCGGGCGCCGGCCGCCGCGCCGGGCGCTGACCCCGCGCACGCTGGCCCGCCGGCTCGACGCCCTGCCCGTGGCCCTGCTGCCCCAGGCCCAACCGCGCCTGGACTGGCTCAACGACATCGGCTGCCACACCCTGGCCGACCTGCGCGCCCTGCCGCGCGCCGGCCTGCAACGGCGCAGCGCGCCCGACCTGCTGCAGGCGCTGGACGCGGCCTATGGCCAGTCGCCCGAACTGCATCGCTGGATCGAGCCGCCGCCGCGCTTCGAGCGCCGCATCGAGCTGATGGAATACCTCGAGCACACCGACGCCGTGCTGGCCGTGGCGCGGCGCCTGGCCGAGCAGCTGGGCGGCTGGCTGGCGGCCCGACAGCTGGCGGTGCGGCGCGTGCTGCTGCGCATGGACCACGAGCGCGGCCGCCATGCGCGCCCGCCCACCGAACTCGAACTGGCGCTGGCCCAGCCCGTCTGGCAGGCGCCGCAGATTCTCAACCTGCTGCGGGAAAAGCTCGGCCGCCTCACGCTCGAAGCGCCCGTCATCGCCGTATCCCTATTGGCGCCCGACACCACCGAACAACCCGCCGCCAGCACCACGCTGTTCCCCGAGCCCGGCGGCACCGCCGCCGACCACGCCCGCCTGCTGGACCTGCTGACGGCGCGGCTGGGCCGCGACCACGTCCGCCACGCCTGTCCCACCCCCGACCACCGGCCCGAAGCCGCCAACGCCTGGGGCGACGCGCTGGAGCCGCCGCAGCGCCCCGAGCCGCTGCCCGACCAGCTGGACCGCCCCTTCTGGCTGCTCGACCCGCCGCTGCCGCTGAAGCTGGCCGGCCACCGGCCGCAATACGCCGGCCAGGCGCTGCGGCTGATGCGCGGCCCCGAGCGCATCGAAAGCGGCTGGTGGGACCCGGCGCTGACCGTGCGCGACTACTTCGTCGCCGAGGACGCCGCCAGCGCGCGCTACTGGATCTACCGCGAACGCGACGACGAGCACGCGCGCTGGTACCTGCACGGGCTGTACGCCTGA